A window of Clavibacter michiganensis contains these coding sequences:
- a CDS encoding ribokinase: protein MGRVMVLGSLNVDQVVRVPRHPQPGETLIGSDPERLWGGKGANQAVAAADAGGEVAMVGAVGDDADGSAYRARLADRGIDVSGLVTVDDATTGLAIIAVDDDGENTIIVAPGANARVTDAHLDPLDALATGDVLLASLELPLDTVAAGVRRAHAAGARVVLNLAPFAALPADVLALADPVVVNEHEAGLLRESGTPAPASLLVTLGAEGAVWGDVEVPASHVSRVVDTTGAGDAFCGALASALAAGADREGALVVAADAAAVVVQRQGAQPADD, encoded by the coding sequence ATGGGCCGCGTCATGGTGCTCGGATCGCTCAACGTCGACCAGGTGGTGCGCGTCCCGCGGCACCCGCAGCCGGGGGAGACGCTCATCGGATCCGACCCCGAGCGGCTCTGGGGCGGCAAGGGCGCGAACCAGGCGGTCGCGGCGGCGGACGCCGGCGGCGAGGTCGCGATGGTGGGGGCCGTGGGCGACGACGCCGACGGATCCGCCTACCGCGCGCGCCTCGCCGACCGCGGCATCGACGTGTCCGGCCTCGTCACCGTGGATGACGCCACGACGGGCCTCGCGATCATCGCGGTGGACGACGACGGCGAGAACACGATCATCGTCGCGCCCGGCGCCAACGCCCGCGTCACCGACGCCCACCTGGATCCGCTCGACGCGCTCGCCACGGGCGACGTCCTCCTCGCCTCGCTCGAGCTGCCCCTCGACACCGTGGCCGCGGGCGTCCGCCGCGCGCACGCCGCCGGCGCCCGCGTCGTGCTGAACCTCGCGCCCTTCGCGGCGCTGCCCGCCGACGTGCTCGCGCTCGCGGATCCCGTCGTCGTCAACGAGCACGAGGCCGGGCTCCTCCGAGAGTCGGGCACGCCCGCACCGGCGTCGCTGCTCGTCACGCTGGGCGCCGAGGGCGCCGTGTGGGGCGACGTCGAGGTCCCCGCGTCCCACGTCTCCCGCGTCGTCGACACCACCGGTGCGGGCGACGCGTTCTGCGGGGCGCTGGCCTCGGCGCTCGCCGCGGGCGCCGACCGAGAGGGCGCCCTGGTCGTCGCCGCCGACGCGGCCGCGGTCGTCGTGCAGCGGCAGGGCGCGCAGCCGGCGGACGACTGA
- a CDS encoding extracellular solute-binding protein gives MKTSMRLGAVATVLAATVALTGCGRSADEGSGPAAATTLGSEPAKGKVTMWAMGAEGEALPAFLKTFEDANPDVEVDVTAIPWDAAHNKFQTAIAGGTTPDIAMMGTTWMADFADALTTVPTDVDASDSFPGSLATNSVKDRAAGIPWYVDTRVLYYRTDLAAKAGWTKAPTTWDELKQMASDMQSKAGSAHGIRLPAGNDAFQGTLWMPWSNGAEIADGAKWTLDTPEMREAYEYYGSFFADGIADPDVDVSSGAQEASFVDGSTPMLIEGPFEIGQLKAVGGADFASKFTTAVLPAKETSASFSGGANLVVFDQAKNQDAAWKLARWLGQPDTQAAWYAATGDLPASQSAWQDPALQSDPTLAAFGEQLKTAKSVPVSTNWVKVGSAADSALEQIRRGTSSVPDALAKLQSDADSIGSAE, from the coding sequence GTGAAGACATCCATGCGTCTCGGCGCGGTCGCGACCGTGCTGGCGGCCACGGTCGCGCTGACCGGCTGCGGCCGATCCGCCGACGAGGGATCCGGTCCGGCGGCCGCGACAACGCTCGGCTCCGAGCCCGCGAAGGGCAAGGTGACCATGTGGGCGATGGGCGCGGAGGGCGAGGCCCTCCCCGCGTTCCTGAAGACCTTCGAGGACGCCAACCCGGACGTCGAGGTCGACGTCACGGCGATCCCGTGGGACGCCGCGCACAACAAGTTCCAGACCGCCATCGCCGGCGGCACCACCCCCGACATCGCGATGATGGGCACCACCTGGATGGCCGACTTCGCCGACGCGCTCACCACCGTGCCGACCGACGTCGACGCGAGCGACTCCTTCCCCGGCTCCCTCGCCACGAACTCCGTCAAGGACCGCGCCGCGGGCATCCCCTGGTACGTCGACACCCGCGTGCTCTACTACCGCACCGACCTCGCGGCGAAGGCCGGCTGGACCAAGGCCCCCACCACCTGGGACGAGCTCAAGCAGATGGCGTCCGACATGCAGTCGAAGGCCGGCTCCGCGCACGGCATCCGCCTCCCCGCCGGCAACGACGCGTTCCAGGGCACGCTCTGGATGCCGTGGTCGAACGGCGCCGAGATCGCCGACGGCGCGAAGTGGACCCTCGACACCCCCGAGATGCGGGAGGCGTACGAGTACTACGGCAGCTTCTTCGCCGACGGCATCGCCGACCCCGACGTCGACGTCTCGTCCGGCGCGCAGGAGGCCTCGTTCGTCGACGGATCCACGCCCATGCTCATCGAGGGCCCCTTCGAGATCGGCCAGCTGAAGGCCGTCGGCGGCGCGGACTTCGCCTCGAAGTTCACCACCGCGGTGCTGCCGGCGAAGGAGACCTCGGCATCGTTCAGCGGCGGCGCGAACCTCGTCGTCTTCGACCAGGCGAAGAACCAGGACGCCGCGTGGAAGCTCGCCCGCTGGCTCGGCCAGCCGGACACGCAGGCTGCCTGGTACGCCGCCACGGGCGACCTGCCCGCGTCGCAGTCCGCCTGGCAGGACCCGGCGCTCCAGTCCGACCCCACCCTCGCCGCGTTCGGCGAGCAGCTGAAGACCGCGAAGTCGGTGCCCGTGAGCACGAACTGGGTGAAGGTCGGATCCGCCGCGGACTCGGCGCTCGAGCAGATCCGCCGCGGCACCTCATCGGTGCCCGACGCGCTCGCCAAGCTGCAGTCGGACGCCGACTCCATCGGCTCGGCGGAGTAG
- a CDS encoding carbohydrate ABC transporter permease: protein MAITATRAAGTRPGRTRSPLVARQRRRQAIVAWGFCLPFVAVFAVFMLVPLVSSFAMSFTDFRATDIRSPFAVDFTGLDQYAKLFTDATFLRSIGVTAFFVVVGIPVTMVIALALALALNSGRGRIVSFFRVGFYAPVVTSIVAVSVVWRYILLPDGLLNSALAVVGITGPNWLSDTTWALPSLVVMAVWRNVGTLMIIFLAGLQAVPEEVQEAAVMDGASPWRRLISVTLPLLRPTLLLGSVLISVGFLQFFEEAFVMTRGGPLDSTLSVAYYTYRQFGFGEYGLASAASYVLFLAIALLSLLQFRLLRSKD from the coding sequence TTGGCCATCACCGCCACGCGTGCGGCCGGGACCCGTCCCGGCCGCACGCGGTCCCCGCTCGTCGCCCGGCAGCGCCGCCGTCAGGCGATCGTCGCCTGGGGCTTCTGCCTCCCGTTCGTCGCCGTCTTCGCGGTCTTCATGCTCGTGCCGCTGGTGAGCTCGTTCGCCATGTCGTTCACGGACTTCCGCGCGACCGACATCCGCTCCCCGTTCGCAGTGGACTTCACGGGCCTCGACCAGTACGCGAAGCTCTTCACCGACGCCACGTTCCTCCGCTCCATCGGCGTCACGGCCTTCTTCGTGGTCGTCGGGATCCCGGTCACGATGGTGATCGCGCTCGCGCTGGCCCTCGCGCTCAACTCGGGCCGGGGTCGCATCGTGTCGTTCTTCCGCGTCGGCTTCTACGCGCCGGTCGTGACGAGCATCGTCGCGGTCTCGGTCGTGTGGCGCTACATCCTGCTGCCGGACGGGCTGCTCAACTCGGCGCTCGCGGTGGTGGGGATCACCGGCCCCAACTGGCTGAGCGACACGACGTGGGCGCTGCCCTCGCTCGTCGTGATGGCGGTGTGGCGCAACGTCGGCACGCTCATGATCATCTTCCTGGCGGGCCTCCAGGCCGTGCCCGAGGAGGTGCAGGAGGCGGCCGTCATGGACGGCGCGAGCCCCTGGCGCCGGCTGATCTCGGTCACGCTGCCGCTCTTGCGCCCGACCCTGCTGCTCGGATCCGTGCTCATCTCGGTCGGGTTCCTGCAGTTCTTCGAGGAGGCGTTCGTGATGACGCGCGGCGGCCCCCTCGACTCCACGCTGTCCGTCGCGTACTACACGTACCGGCAGTTCGGCTTCGGCGAGTACGGCCTCGCCTCCGCGGCGAGCTACGTCCTCTTCCTCGCCATCGCCCTGCTCAGCCTGCTGCAGTTCCGGCTGCTGCGGTCTAAGGACTGA
- a CDS encoding carbohydrate ABC transporter permease, translating into MTTTASAPAAPVVAEAATGTPPRRRRRRRTDRGRRTRAIVYVVLAAVLCVWLLPFIWMALGSVKTQGEILQRPPTWWPQDPVADNFAQWFGPLDFGTFFSNSLVVALVTVLGNLVFCSMVGYALAKMEFPGKRILFLTVMVTLMVPGVVTFVPLFVMVSGLGLVNTYAALILPFITAPIGVFLMRQFMLGIPEALIEAARLDGAGEFRIFSRIVMPLCGPPLATLGILTFLASWNNFLWPLVAAQTEGMYTLPIALSLYSTGQNATDYGLLLAGSVLVIAPILALFVFLQRYFIQGVATAGLK; encoded by the coding sequence ATGACCACCACCGCATCCGCCCCCGCAGCCCCCGTCGTCGCCGAGGCCGCGACCGGCACCCCGCCCCGCCGTCGGCGTCGGCGTCGCACCGACCGTGGCCGCCGCACCCGCGCGATCGTCTACGTCGTGCTCGCGGCCGTCCTCTGCGTCTGGCTCCTCCCGTTCATCTGGATGGCGCTCGGCTCCGTGAAGACGCAGGGCGAGATCCTGCAGCGACCGCCGACGTGGTGGCCGCAGGATCCCGTCGCCGACAACTTCGCGCAGTGGTTCGGGCCGCTCGACTTCGGCACGTTCTTCTCCAACAGCCTCGTCGTCGCGCTCGTCACCGTGCTCGGCAACCTCGTGTTCTGCTCGATGGTGGGTTACGCGCTGGCGAAGATGGAGTTCCCGGGCAAGCGCATCCTGTTCCTCACCGTGATGGTGACGCTCATGGTCCCAGGCGTCGTCACGTTCGTGCCGCTGTTCGTCATGGTCTCGGGGCTCGGCCTCGTGAACACGTACGCGGCGCTGATCCTCCCGTTCATCACGGCGCCCATCGGGGTCTTCCTCATGCGGCAGTTCATGCTCGGGATCCCCGAGGCGCTCATCGAGGCCGCACGGCTCGACGGCGCGGGGGAGTTCCGCATCTTCTCCCGCATCGTGATGCCGTTGTGCGGGCCGCCGCTCGCCACCCTCGGGATCCTCACGTTCCTCGCCTCGTGGAACAACTTCCTCTGGCCGCTCGTCGCGGCGCAGACCGAGGGCATGTACACGCTGCCGATCGCGCTGTCGCTGTACTCGACCGGGCAGAACGCGACCGACTACGGCCTGCTGCTCGCGGGATCCGTGCTGGTCATCGCGCCGATCCTCGCCCTGTTCGTGTTCCTGCAGCGCTACTTCATCCAGGGCGTCGCGACCGCCGGCCTCAAGTGA
- a CDS encoding glycoside hydrolase family 3 protein: MPRAPRTLLTAPDGTRFRDLDGDGVMAPYEDPRLAPEERTADLVGRLSLAEKAGLMFQTVIEVGADGELKEEPGAISKSGTTEVVVGKAMNHFNVHEIRTARQAARWNNRLQELAESTPHGIPVTVSTDPRHAFVENAGVAFSAGPFSQWPEALGLAALDDVDAIRAFADAARQEYVAVGIRAALHPQIDLATEPRWGRQAQTLGHDADRVAEFTAAYLEGFQGDELGSTSVACTTKHFPGGGPQKDGEDAHFPYGREQVYPGGMFEYHLAPFREAIARGTAAMMPYYGMPEGLVRDGEEIEPVGFGFNRQVITGLLREELGYDGVVVTDWELVNDNHVGDQVLPARAWGVEELTPHERMERIIQAGCDQFGGEECVDVLLDLVADGRVTEARIDESVRRLLLVKFRLGLFDDPYVDEDEAERVVGRADLRELGFRAQAASVTVLENRERDGRPTLPLPLPVDGPRMRVHVEGMRPEALDGWADPADGPDDADLAIVRLGAPFEPRSDLFLEAWFHQGSLEFPPGLVHRLRRIADRCPLVVVVNLDRPAIMTPLVPFAAALAVDYGSSDTAVLAALTGRIAPEGRLPVEIPRSMDAVRASRTDVPSDTADPVYPLHHGLRIR; encoded by the coding sequence ATGCCCCGCGCCCCGCGCACGCTCCTCACCGCCCCCGACGGCACCCGGTTCCGCGACCTCGACGGCGACGGGGTGATGGCGCCCTACGAGGATCCGCGGCTGGCCCCCGAGGAGCGCACGGCCGACCTCGTCGGGCGCCTGAGCCTCGCCGAGAAGGCCGGCCTCATGTTCCAGACCGTGATCGAGGTCGGCGCCGACGGCGAGCTGAAGGAGGAGCCGGGCGCGATCTCGAAGTCCGGCACGACCGAGGTCGTGGTCGGCAAGGCCATGAACCACTTCAACGTGCACGAGATCCGCACGGCCCGGCAGGCCGCGCGCTGGAACAACCGGCTGCAGGAGCTCGCGGAGTCGACGCCGCACGGGATCCCCGTGACCGTCAGCACGGATCCGCGCCACGCCTTCGTGGAGAACGCGGGCGTCGCCTTCTCGGCCGGCCCGTTCTCGCAGTGGCCGGAGGCGCTCGGCCTCGCGGCGCTCGACGACGTGGACGCGATCCGCGCGTTCGCCGACGCCGCGCGGCAGGAGTACGTGGCCGTCGGGATCCGCGCCGCGCTGCACCCGCAGATCGACCTCGCCACCGAGCCGCGCTGGGGCCGTCAGGCGCAGACGCTCGGGCACGACGCCGACCGCGTCGCCGAGTTCACGGCCGCGTACCTCGAGGGCTTCCAGGGCGACGAGCTCGGATCCACGAGCGTCGCCTGCACCACCAAGCACTTCCCGGGCGGCGGCCCGCAGAAGGACGGCGAGGACGCGCACTTCCCGTACGGCCGCGAGCAGGTCTACCCGGGCGGCATGTTCGAGTACCACCTCGCGCCCTTCCGCGAGGCGATCGCGCGCGGGACCGCCGCGATGATGCCGTACTACGGGATGCCCGAGGGCCTCGTGCGCGACGGCGAGGAGATCGAGCCCGTGGGCTTCGGCTTCAACCGGCAGGTCATCACCGGGCTGCTGCGCGAGGAGCTCGGCTACGACGGCGTCGTGGTCACCGACTGGGAGCTCGTGAACGACAACCACGTCGGCGACCAGGTGCTGCCCGCGCGCGCGTGGGGCGTGGAGGAGCTGACGCCGCACGAGCGGATGGAGCGGATCATCCAGGCCGGCTGCGACCAGTTCGGCGGCGAGGAGTGCGTCGACGTGCTGCTCGACCTCGTGGCCGACGGCCGCGTCACCGAGGCGCGCATCGACGAGTCGGTGCGGCGCCTCCTGCTCGTGAAGTTCCGGCTCGGCCTCTTCGACGACCCCTACGTCGACGAGGACGAGGCCGAGCGCGTCGTCGGCCGCGCGGACCTCCGCGAGCTCGGCTTCCGCGCGCAGGCCGCGTCGGTCACCGTGCTCGAGAACCGGGAGCGCGACGGCCGGCCCACGCTGCCGCTGCCGCTGCCCGTCGACGGTCCCCGGATGCGCGTGCACGTCGAGGGCATGCGGCCCGAGGCGCTGGACGGCTGGGCGGATCCCGCGGACGGGCCCGACGACGCCGACCTCGCGATCGTGCGGCTCGGCGCGCCCTTCGAGCCGCGCTCGGACCTCTTCCTCGAGGCGTGGTTCCACCAGGGCTCGCTGGAGTTCCCGCCCGGGCTCGTGCACCGGCTCCGGCGGATCGCCGACCGCTGCCCGCTCGTGGTGGTCGTGAACCTCGACCGGCCGGCGATCATGACGCCGCTCGTGCCGTTCGCCGCGGCGCTCGCGGTCGACTACGGCAGCTCGGACACGGCCGTGCTCGCCGCGCTCACGGGACGGATCGCGCCCGAGGGGCGGCTGCCGGTGGAGATCCCGCGCTCGATGGACGCCGTGCGCGCCTCGCGGACGGACGTGCCGTCGGACACGGCCGACCCGGTGTACCCGCTGCACCACGGCCTGCGGATCCGCTGA
- a CDS encoding LacI family DNA-binding transcriptional regulator: MSPRRPTVYDVAERAKVSIATVSFAFSRPDQISAATRERVLETARELGYMPSASARGLARGRTGALGLHSFDLLIDRPLQREPADPDASVETAAVATPYAPGRTFIPWDDAGEIAADPRAFPLYVDEVRRGFELECRAHDRPVMLSRGSDTTTAVAESAGRVDGLAIFPGPSAAASLKRVSLAMPIVLFSYPPADDGHHRVTSDNAGGARELVRHLVVEHGITDLGFVGATSVGDYRERFQSYRDALAELGVTADDEVLDDTVLGEGSGFGGVIEALRAGRLPRALVCASDQLALALVDLLRTEGVDVPGDVVVTGFDGILAGLLATPRLTTVRQPMEAMGRAAARILIDTTTGQPPPEPVTLRLGTKLVVRESCGCRG; the protein is encoded by the coding sequence ATGAGCCCCCGGCGCCCCACGGTCTACGACGTCGCAGAACGCGCGAAGGTCTCCATCGCGACGGTGTCGTTCGCGTTCAGCCGACCCGACCAGATCAGCGCCGCCACGCGCGAGCGGGTGCTCGAGACGGCGCGCGAGCTCGGCTACATGCCGAGCGCGTCCGCACGCGGCCTCGCCCGAGGCCGCACGGGCGCGCTCGGGCTGCACTCGTTCGACCTCCTCATCGACCGGCCGCTCCAGCGCGAGCCCGCGGATCCCGACGCATCCGTCGAGACCGCGGCCGTCGCGACGCCGTACGCGCCCGGCCGCACCTTCATCCCCTGGGACGACGCCGGCGAGATCGCGGCGGACCCGCGCGCGTTCCCGCTCTACGTCGACGAGGTGCGCCGCGGCTTCGAGCTCGAGTGCCGCGCCCACGACCGCCCGGTGATGCTCAGCCGCGGCAGCGACACCACCACCGCCGTCGCGGAGTCGGCGGGCCGGGTCGACGGGCTCGCGATCTTCCCGGGCCCGTCGGCGGCCGCCTCGCTGAAGCGGGTCTCGCTCGCCATGCCGATCGTGCTCTTCAGCTACCCGCCGGCGGACGACGGGCACCACCGCGTCACGTCCGACAACGCCGGCGGAGCGCGCGAGCTCGTGCGGCACCTCGTGGTCGAGCACGGGATCACCGACCTCGGGTTCGTGGGCGCCACGAGCGTCGGCGACTACCGGGAGCGCTTCCAGAGCTACCGCGACGCGCTCGCGGAGCTCGGGGTCACGGCCGACGACGAGGTGCTCGACGACACGGTGCTCGGCGAGGGATCCGGCTTCGGCGGGGTGATCGAGGCGCTCCGGGCGGGGCGGCTGCCGCGCGCGCTCGTGTGCGCGAGCGACCAGCTGGCGCTCGCTCTCGTCGACCTGCTGCGCACGGAGGGCGTCGACGTGCCGGGGGACGTCGTGGTCACGGGCTTCGACGGGATCCTCGCGGGGCTCCTCGCGACGCCGCGGCTCACGACCGTGCGGCAGCCCATGGAGGCGATGGGGCGCGCGGCGGCCCGCATCCTCATCGACACCACGACCGGCCAGCCGCCCCCCGAGCCCGTGACGCTGCGGCTCGGCACGAAGCTCGTGGTGCGCGAGAGCTGCGGCTGCCGGGGCTGA
- a CDS encoding MOSC domain-containing protein, producing the protein MQPSPAARVVAVARDDAHRFSKPVRTSITLLAGLGVEGDAHLGTTVQHLSRKRRDPDAPNLRQVHLVHAELHDELVEKGYRVGPGDLGENVTTAGVPLLDLPTGTRLHLGEDAVVELTGLRNPCIQIDKLGTGAMKAVLDRDADGNVVRKSGVMGVVITGGEVRPDDAVRVELPAGEQRALQPV; encoded by the coding sequence ATGCAGCCGTCTCCCGCCGCCCGGGTCGTCGCCGTCGCGCGCGACGACGCCCACCGCTTCTCCAAGCCCGTCCGCACGTCGATCACGCTCCTCGCCGGCCTCGGCGTCGAGGGCGACGCACACCTCGGCACCACCGTCCAGCACCTCTCGCGCAAGCGCCGCGACCCGGACGCGCCGAACCTCCGCCAGGTGCACCTCGTCCACGCCGAACTGCACGACGAGCTGGTGGAGAAGGGCTACCGGGTCGGACCGGGCGACCTCGGCGAGAACGTCACGACCGCGGGCGTCCCGCTCCTCGACCTCCCCACCGGCACGCGCCTCCACCTCGGCGAGGACGCCGTGGTCGAGCTGACCGGCCTGCGGAACCCCTGCATCCAGATCGACAAGCTCGGCACGGGCGCCATGAAGGCGGTGCTCGACCGCGACGCCGACGGGAACGTCGTGCGGAAGTCCGGCGTCATGGGCGTCGTGATCACCGGCGGCGAGGTCCGGCCCGACGACGCCGTGCGCGTGGAACTGCCCGCGGGCGAGCAGCGCGCGCTGCAGCCCGTCTGA
- a CDS encoding MFS transporter, with protein MTAASTVSPPGVAPANPRSRVLVASLIGTSIEFFDFYVYATAAVLVFPALFFANSDPAVAQLQSLAVFGVAFFARPVGSVLFGHFGDRFGRTRTLVASLLTMGIATVLIGSLPSGLTPGWEIAAPAALAVLRFIQGLGLGGEWGGAALLATENAPAGKRAIYGTFPQLGAPIGFFLSTGLFLVLSLTLSPADLQSWGWRVPFLASAVLVLVGLYVRVKLVEAPEFQAVLDRGETSRLPLGRTIRTGWRGLLLGALALLAIFTLFYLMTTFTVTYGTSPRTAEAAQAAASAVGKPFDAASFHAGLGYARTDFLLMLLVGVAFFAVTIVVSGALAQRRGARPIVAVSAAGMVVFGLLMDPLLAAGLPGTLMFVILGFALIGIGYGAVGSLLPGMFAPDVRYTGASLAFSLAGIIGGAVAPFIATWLWDIGGGGVMLVGVYLSVASAISLVALLVLREHGAARAAVGADAA; from the coding sequence ATGACCGCTGCCTCCACCGTCTCCCCGCCCGGCGTCGCCCCGGCCAACCCGCGTTCGCGCGTGCTGGTCGCGAGCCTCATCGGCACGTCCATCGAGTTCTTCGACTTCTACGTCTACGCCACGGCCGCCGTGCTGGTGTTCCCCGCGCTGTTCTTCGCGAACTCGGATCCCGCGGTCGCGCAGCTCCAGTCGCTCGCCGTGTTCGGCGTCGCGTTCTTCGCCCGGCCCGTCGGGTCGGTGCTCTTCGGCCACTTCGGCGACCGGTTCGGCCGCACGCGCACCCTCGTCGCATCGCTGCTCACGATGGGCATCGCCACCGTGCTCATCGGATCCCTGCCGAGCGGCCTCACGCCGGGCTGGGAGATCGCGGCCCCCGCGGCCCTCGCCGTGCTCCGCTTCATCCAGGGCCTCGGCCTCGGCGGCGAGTGGGGCGGCGCGGCGCTGCTCGCGACCGAGAACGCGCCCGCGGGCAAGCGGGCCATCTACGGCACGTTCCCGCAGCTCGGCGCGCCCATCGGCTTCTTCCTGTCGACCGGCCTGTTCCTGGTGCTCTCGCTCACGCTCTCCCCCGCCGACCTGCAGTCATGGGGCTGGCGCGTGCCGTTCCTCGCCAGCGCCGTGCTGGTGCTCGTGGGCCTCTACGTGCGCGTGAAGCTCGTGGAGGCGCCGGAGTTCCAGGCGGTGCTCGACCGCGGCGAGACGTCCCGGCTGCCGCTCGGCCGCACCATCCGCACCGGCTGGCGCGGGCTGCTCCTCGGCGCCCTCGCGCTCCTCGCCATCTTCACGCTCTTCTACCTCATGACCACGTTCACGGTCACCTACGGCACGTCGCCCCGCACCGCGGAGGCCGCGCAGGCCGCCGCCAGCGCAGTGGGCAAGCCCTTCGACGCGGCCTCGTTCCACGCCGGCCTCGGCTACGCCCGCACCGACTTCCTGCTCATGCTCCTCGTCGGCGTCGCGTTCTTCGCGGTCACCATCGTGGTCTCGGGCGCGCTCGCCCAGCGGCGCGGCGCGCGTCCGATCGTGGCCGTGAGCGCCGCCGGCATGGTCGTCTTCGGCCTGCTGATGGATCCCCTGCTCGCCGCGGGCCTGCCCGGCACGCTCATGTTCGTGATTCTCGGCTTCGCCCTCATCGGCATCGGGTACGGCGCCGTCGGATCCCTGCTGCCCGGCATGTTCGCCCCCGACGTCCGCTACACGGGCGCGTCCCTCGCGTTCAGCCTCGCGGGCATCATCGGCGGCGCCGTCGCGCCGTTCATCGCGACGTGGCTCTGGGACATCGGCGGCGGCGGCGTGATGCTCGTCGGCGTCTACCTCAGCGTCGCCTCCGCGATCTCGCTCGTGGCGCTCCTCGTGCTGCGCGAGCACGGCGCGGCGCGCGCTGCGGTCGGAGCCGACGCGGCCTGA
- a CDS encoding MFS transporter has product MSTTPAARTAAPSTATPPAGNSRSRVIIASLIGTSIEFYDFYVYATAAVLVFPALFFANDDPTVAQLASFAVFGVAFIARPIGSILFGHFGDRVGRKGTLVASLLTMGIATVLIGCLPTALTPGWEVAAPALLVIMRFGQGLGLGGEWSGAALLATENAPAGKRAIYGTFPQLGAPIGFIVANGVFLALSLGLTPEQFQAWGWRVPFLASAVLVIVGLYVRLKLIETPAFQKVVDSGEVAKLPVARVFVTSWRPLILGTFIMLATYTLFYLMTTFTLTYGTTARDAATAEAAATAAGKPFNPDTFAAGLGYARNDFLLMLIVGVVFFGIFTMVSGPLAEKYGRRKMLIATTLGILVFGLLFVPLFSGGFVGTMALLIIGFTLMGLTFGPMGAVLPELFPTNVRYTGSAISYNVASILGAAVAPFIAVALWQLLDGNVLLVGVYLSAMAAITLVALVISRETRDADYAGNVS; this is encoded by the coding sequence ATGTCCACGACCCCCGCGGCCCGCACCGCCGCCCCGTCCACCGCCACCCCGCCCGCGGGCAACTCGCGCTCGCGCGTCATCATCGCGAGCCTCATCGGCACGTCGATCGAGTTCTACGACTTCTACGTCTACGCGACCGCGGCGGTGCTCGTCTTCCCCGCGCTCTTCTTCGCGAACGACGACCCGACCGTCGCGCAGCTCGCGTCGTTCGCGGTGTTCGGCGTCGCGTTCATCGCCCGGCCCATCGGATCCATCCTCTTCGGGCACTTCGGCGACCGCGTCGGCCGCAAGGGCACGCTCGTCGCCTCGCTGCTCACCATGGGCATCGCGACCGTGCTGATCGGCTGCCTCCCCACCGCGCTGACGCCCGGCTGGGAGGTCGCGGCCCCCGCGCTCCTCGTGATCATGCGCTTCGGCCAGGGCCTCGGCCTCGGCGGCGAGTGGAGCGGCGCCGCCCTCCTCGCGACCGAGAACGCGCCCGCGGGCAAGCGCGCCATCTACGGCACGTTCCCGCAGCTCGGCGCGCCCATCGGCTTCATCGTCGCCAACGGCGTCTTCCTCGCGCTGAGCCTCGGCCTCACCCCCGAGCAGTTCCAGGCGTGGGGCTGGCGCGTGCCGTTCCTCGCGAGCGCCGTGCTCGTGATCGTGGGGCTCTACGTGCGCCTCAAGCTCATCGAGACGCCGGCGTTCCAGAAGGTCGTCGACTCCGGCGAGGTCGCGAAGCTGCCCGTCGCGCGCGTGTTCGTCACGAGCTGGCGCCCGCTGATCCTCGGCACCTTCATCATGCTGGCGACCTACACGCTCTTCTACCTGATGACGACGTTCACGCTCACCTACGGCACCACCGCGCGCGACGCGGCCACCGCCGAGGCCGCCGCGACCGCAGCAGGCAAGCCCTTCAACCCGGACACGTTCGCGGCGGGCCTCGGCTACGCGCGCAACGACTTCCTGCTCATGCTCATCGTGGGCGTCGTGTTCTTCGGCATATTCACGATGGTCTCGGGACCGCTCGCGGAGAAGTACGGCCGCCGCAAGATGCTCATCGCGACGACCCTCGGGATCCTCGTCTTCGGCCTGCTCTTCGTCCCGCTGTTCTCGGGCGGCTTCGTCGGCACCATGGCGCTCCTCATCATCGGCTTCACGCTCATGGGCCTCACCTTCGGCCCGATGGGCGCGGTGCTGCCGGAGCTGTTCCCGACCAACGTGCGCTACACGGGATCCGCGATCAGCTACAACGTCGCGAGCATCCTCGGCGCCGCGGTGGCTCCCTTCATCGCGGTGGCGCTCTGGCAGCTGCTCGACGGGAACGTGCTGCTGGTCGGCGTGTACCTGAGCGCGATGGCGGCGATCACGCTGGTGGCGCTCGTCATCAGCCGCGAGACGCGCGACGCGGACTACGCGGGGAACGTCAGTTGA